From the genome of Sandaracinaceae bacterium, one region includes:
- a CDS encoding acyl-CoA thioesterase, with amino-acid sequence MLQSPLPVPDVPEAQRTRAAFPLRYADVDQTGALKFTALPLALERCGWDHVMQPGAPMERLAREHGTLAILTRFRMRCGTGPISVSDPVEGHGAFTWSHTADDNDTANRILFTIFASLSGKVGHTHGEPPPNAGDPVALGAVEAEHVFTRPFGAPKDRRVMSLPEGCGLPSVPGPRATWRVPARLVIPPDDARRLDREPRLARRVLFGLTHTDSNRHVNSLVYPALFEEMALERLHDLGVATGDLQLRDLEIAYRKPCFAGERVEVMVQALRSGERFGAVGSFVPLDREDRRPSCYVQVWF; translated from the coding sequence GTGCTCCAGAGTCCCCTCCCCGTCCCCGACGTCCCGGAAGCGCAGCGCACCCGGGCCGCGTTCCCCCTCCGCTACGCCGACGTCGACCAGACGGGTGCGCTGAAGTTCACCGCGCTCCCGCTGGCCCTGGAGCGGTGCGGCTGGGACCACGTCATGCAGCCGGGGGCGCCCATGGAGCGACTGGCGCGCGAGCATGGGACCCTGGCCATTCTCACCCGCTTCCGCATGCGGTGCGGCACCGGCCCGATCTCGGTGAGCGACCCGGTGGAGGGCCACGGAGCGTTCACCTGGTCCCACACAGCGGATGACAACGACACCGCCAACCGCATCCTCTTCACCATCTTCGCCTCACTGTCGGGCAAGGTCGGACATACGCACGGGGAGCCTCCGCCCAACGCCGGAGACCCCGTGGCGCTCGGCGCGGTCGAGGCGGAGCACGTCTTCACCCGCCCGTTCGGGGCTCCCAAGGACCGGCGGGTCATGTCGCTGCCAGAGGGCTGCGGGCTCCCGAGCGTCCCAGGTCCACGCGCCACGTGGCGTGTCCCAGCGCGCCTGGTCATCCCGCCTGACGACGCGCGGCGCCTCGACCGCGAGCCGCGCCTAGCGCGCCGCGTGCTGTTCGGTCTCACCCACACGGACAGCAATCGCCACGTCAACTCGCTGGTGTATCCAGCGCTCTTCGAGGAGATGGCGCTCGAGCGCCTGCACGACCTGGGCGTCGCGACGGGCGATCTCCAGCTCCGCGACCTCGAGATCGCTTACCGGAAGCCATGCTTCGCCGGGGAGCGCGTGGAGGTGATGGTCCAGGCGCTCCGCAGCGGTGAGCGCTTTGGGGCCGTGGGCTCGTTCGTGCCGCTGGACCGGGAGGACCGCCGTCCGAGCTGCTACGTGCAGGTCTGGTTCTGA
- a CDS encoding DNA-protecting protein DprA, producing MPPMTLPPPELLLPLDPSYPTELRALPDHGPVRVSGRLPSLDRAVAIVGTRRASPEALDFTFGLAQELAEAGCVIISGGALGVDAAAHRGALLGSGRTVAVLASGLITPYPPSHGPLFEKISKHGALVTEAPDDAVMAGFRFLHRNRLIAALARATIVVQAPRRSGTLSTAAFAAKLGRPVWVVPAAPWERRAEGGLGLLLGGARICTSAGDVLSVIAPETRRVRCRSVSSRQKPNNLDRIDDTARSALDALGGQGRTLDELCKATGWSAPKALSVLTALEMEGWIEGRSGGRYGIVGPHRRPK from the coding sequence ATGCCACCGATGACGCTGCCGCCGCCCGAGCTGCTCCTGCCGCTCGACCCCAGCTACCCAACCGAGCTCCGGGCGCTGCCGGACCATGGGCCCGTGCGCGTCTCGGGACGCCTCCCGTCGCTCGACCGCGCTGTGGCCATCGTCGGGACTCGGCGCGCCTCCCCGGAGGCGCTGGACTTCACGTTCGGGCTCGCGCAGGAGCTGGCGGAGGCGGGGTGCGTCATCATCTCGGGTGGCGCCCTCGGCGTCGATGCTGCCGCCCACCGTGGGGCGCTGCTGGGCTCTGGCCGGACGGTCGCGGTGCTCGCGAGCGGCTTGATCACGCCCTACCCACCCAGCCACGGCCCGCTGTTCGAAAAAATTTCGAAGCACGGCGCCCTGGTCACCGAGGCACCCGACGACGCTGTCATGGCCGGCTTCCGCTTCCTGCATCGCAACCGGCTCATCGCCGCCCTCGCGCGCGCGACGATCGTCGTCCAAGCCCCGCGGCGCTCCGGGACGCTGTCCACGGCGGCCTTCGCCGCGAAGCTCGGACGCCCCGTCTGGGTGGTCCCGGCGGCGCCATGGGAACGACGCGCGGAGGGGGGTCTCGGGCTCCTGCTCGGGGGGGCGAGGATTTGCACATCGGCCGGAGATGTCTTATCGGTCATCGCTCCGGAGACCCGCAGAGTGCGGTGCCGGAGCGTCTCTTCGCGCCAAAAACCCAACAATCTCGACAGGATCGACGACACGGCGCGCTCCGCCCTCGATGCGCTCGGGGGTCAGGGCCGCACGCTCGACGAGCTCTGCAAGGCGACCGGATGGTCGGCGCCCAAGGCCCTCAGCGTGCTGACGGCCCTCGAGATGGAAGGCTGGATCGAAGGACGCAGTGGCGGCCGGTATGGAATCGTCGGCCCCCACAGACGCCCCAAGTAA
- the topA gene encoding type I DNA topoisomerase, whose translation MDKALLIVESPAKAKTIKKYVGNRYDVLASKGHIKDLPKKGGVDMEHGFEESYELLEEKGKAEIIKAIRTSAKKVGKVLLATDPDREGEAIAFHLRDIVKDVNPEVEVQRVLFNEITKKGVLAGLEEPRELDANLYEAQRTRRVLDRIGGYPLSSLLWKKLTFGLSAGRVQTPALRIIVDREREREAFVPQNYWLVDAQLIGKSGVAFAANLVEVNGEKLERVGSRPAATSEPAAARYVSDLRSATYRIREIGRRQSSRKAPAPYITSKLQQDASTRLGMAPKRAMSVAQQLYEGIELGKGKSAETVGLITYMRTDSTRVSDDAITACRGYIETTFGKDALPPKPNDFSSKKKANVQDAHEAIRPTSMEYPPEAVAKYLKEPQLKLYRMIWNRFVASQMVPAVYDQTSVDIEARGGSSVYGLRASGSVLKKAGWREVWLAAASKGDESDAESSEPSDAEVEGNGEDGVVVAESGTLPLLDDGETLTLVDPPGAQFTHKATEPPPRFNEASMVKKLEEEGIGRPSTYAEIISKVQARDYVEKVGNQLRPSDLGRLVIEKLVEDGFDLADIGFTRKLEESLDAVAEASAKRLDVLAPFHERLQAQIAKANETKDKWWPEPFAIGEACPEDGAQLMQRWGRNGVFIGCENYPECKYTRNIPKEGEEDQSREPELTDYDCTECGAKMMKRWGRNGFFLGCSSYPTCKATRPVPLGFHCPKCKVGDIIEIRSRGGKTFYGCTNYNSDEKCDFRSWQKPIGVPCEQCDAQFLVWMGGKKSPTLKCVNPTCDYETPFDPDAFEAEQEAQRAAERAEKRAAAEAEESAPPKKAAAKKKTGSG comes from the coding sequence ATGGATAAAGCGCTCCTCATCGTCGAGTCCCCCGCCAAGGCCAAGACCATCAAGAAGTACGTGGGCAACCGGTACGACGTGCTCGCCAGCAAGGGCCACATCAAGGACCTGCCCAAGAAGGGCGGGGTCGACATGGAGCACGGCTTCGAGGAGAGCTACGAGCTGCTCGAGGAGAAGGGCAAGGCCGAGATCATCAAGGCCATCCGGACGAGCGCGAAGAAGGTGGGCAAGGTGCTGCTCGCGACCGACCCGGACCGCGAGGGCGAGGCCATCGCGTTCCACCTGCGGGACATCGTCAAGGACGTGAACCCCGAGGTCGAGGTGCAGCGCGTGCTCTTCAACGAGATCACGAAGAAGGGCGTCCTGGCCGGGCTCGAGGAGCCGCGCGAGCTGGACGCCAACCTGTACGAGGCGCAGCGCACTCGGCGCGTGCTCGACCGCATCGGCGGCTATCCGCTCAGCAGCTTGCTGTGGAAGAAGCTGACGTTCGGCCTGTCGGCCGGGCGCGTGCAGACGCCAGCGCTGCGTATCATCGTCGACCGCGAGCGTGAGCGCGAGGCGTTCGTCCCGCAGAACTACTGGTTGGTCGACGCGCAGCTGATCGGGAAGAGCGGCGTGGCGTTCGCCGCCAACCTGGTCGAGGTGAACGGCGAGAAGCTCGAGCGCGTCGGCTCACGCCCTGCCGCCACCAGCGAACCCGCCGCGGCGCGCTACGTCAGCGACCTGCGCTCCGCGACCTACCGCATCCGCGAGATCGGCCGGCGTCAGTCGAGCCGCAAGGCCCCGGCGCCGTACATCACGAGCAAGCTGCAGCAGGACGCCAGCACGAGGCTCGGCATGGCACCCAAGCGCGCGATGTCCGTGGCACAGCAGCTCTACGAGGGCATCGAGCTGGGCAAGGGCAAGAGCGCCGAGACCGTCGGTCTCATCACCTACATGCGTACGGACAGCACGCGCGTCTCGGACGACGCCATCACCGCCTGCCGTGGCTACATCGAGACCACCTTCGGCAAGGACGCGCTGCCTCCCAAGCCCAACGACTTCAGCTCCAAGAAGAAGGCCAACGTACAGGACGCTCACGAGGCCATCCGCCCGACCAGCATGGAGTACCCGCCGGAGGCTGTGGCCAAGTACCTGAAGGAGCCCCAGCTCAAGCTCTACCGCATGATCTGGAACCGCTTCGTGGCGTCGCAGATGGTGCCCGCGGTCTACGACCAGACCAGCGTGGACATCGAGGCCCGCGGCGGGAGCAGCGTCTACGGGCTGCGTGCTTCGGGAAGCGTGCTCAAGAAGGCCGGCTGGCGTGAGGTGTGGCTGGCCGCGGCGAGCAAGGGCGACGAGAGCGATGCCGAGTCCAGCGAGCCCAGCGACGCAGAGGTCGAAGGCAACGGCGAGGACGGCGTGGTGGTGGCCGAGTCCGGCACGCTCCCGCTGCTGGACGACGGCGAGACACTGACGCTGGTGGACCCGCCGGGCGCTCAGTTCACACACAAGGCTACCGAGCCGCCGCCCCGCTTCAACGAGGCGAGCATGGTGAAGAAGCTGGAGGAGGAGGGCATCGGACGCCCGTCCACCTACGCCGAGATCATCAGCAAGGTGCAGGCGCGTGACTACGTCGAGAAGGTCGGCAACCAGCTGCGTCCCAGCGACCTGGGCCGCCTGGTGATCGAGAAGCTGGTGGAGGACGGCTTCGACCTGGCCGACATCGGGTTCACGCGCAAGCTGGAGGAGAGCCTCGACGCCGTGGCGGAGGCGTCGGCCAAGCGCTTGGACGTGCTGGCGCCGTTCCACGAGCGGCTGCAGGCGCAAATCGCCAAGGCCAACGAGACCAAGGACAAGTGGTGGCCCGAGCCCTTCGCCATCGGCGAGGCGTGCCCCGAGGACGGCGCGCAGCTGATGCAGCGCTGGGGCCGCAACGGCGTGTTCATCGGCTGCGAGAACTACCCCGAGTGCAAGTACACGCGGAACATCCCGAAGGAGGGCGAGGAGGACCAGAGCCGCGAGCCCGAGCTGACGGACTACGACTGCACCGAGTGCGGCGCCAAGATGATGAAGCGCTGGGGGCGCAACGGGTTCTTCCTCGGCTGCTCCAGCTACCCCACGTGCAAGGCCACCCGACCAGTGCCCCTCGGGTTCCACTGCCCGAAGTGCAAGGTCGGCGACATCATCGAGATCCGCTCGCGCGGCGGGAAGACGTTCTACGGCTGCACCAACTACAACTCGGACGAGAAGTGCGACTTCCGCTCGTGGCAGAAGCCCATCGGGGTGCCCTGCGAGCAGTGTGACGCGCAGTTCCTGGTGTGGATGGGCGGCAAGAAGAGCCCCACGCTGAAGTGCGTGAAC